The genomic region TTTAAGAGCAGCTGCTATAGCCAGCATAgcttttgcttgtatttttatttaatccttGTGTGCGTTGTTGtgtttaagggaaaaaaagccaacaccCACACCCGCAAAACCGCTAGTACCCGTTTGGATATGTGAATTTAGTGGCAGTTGATCTGTGCTTGgccccctgcctgccagcctgcagcaggcaggatgctgcaggtggAGAGGAAGCAGATGGGTTTTGAATCCCAGGGGAGGGACCGTGCAGGCAGGGTGGCCACTTCACCCCCGTGCACCATCTGCTGTCCCAGCGTGTGGACAGGGCTGGGCGTTGGCTGGTGCTGTGTGGAATGGGACAGTTGGTCCGAGTGGTGCTGAGGGGCGAGAGACATGAGCCCTCAAGCTCCAGCCGCCTCCCTCTGTACACTAGTGATGTCTTGTTACCCTCTGCTGTTGTCCTCCCAGGCAGGTTTTAACGCTGGTGATGGAAAGCGCTACTTCAACATCCCTGGATCCCGCACCGATGACATCGCTGACGTGGAGATGACGACAAATGTGGGTATCCCCGGGCGCTGGGTGTTCAGAATCGATGATGCCCAGGTGCAagtggggggctgcagcaatACAAGTAAGAGGACAGCAGTTAGGTTTATTTAACTCCCAACCCAACCCCATACTGTTCTCCAGCCCCGTCTTTCCCTGCTTCAACCCCCACCTCCACGGGGTGGAGGAAACTGCTTGAAGGgcttggggagggaggggaggcagccaTGGGGGGACTGTCCTCATTGCCTGCCGTGGTTGGGAatggcacccatgggtgccctggggctgggaaggggctgggagagcaaatggggtggggaggaagacTTTTGAGATAAAAGAGCCTGCGGGGAGTGATTagggaggctggggaggaggtgaTGGTGCCTAGGTGGGACcccactggcaggcagggcagggtgcaAGGGGCTGACACCCTTGGGGGATGCACATCTCCATAAGTCCTAGGAGGCTGGTGCCACCCTCCCCCACGGGGCCAgggtgccagggctgagccACGCTCCCCACCCCAGGGGTCCTGACACCTTCCCCACGGAGCTGCTGGTCTCCCGTTCCTcgtccctgctccccccagccatCTTTTCCCACCTGTGATCTGCGCATGTCTCGCGTTACTGGTGGGTTTGCTGTACAGGGGCTCTGCCACCCCCTTTCCCTCTGTCTCGGGTGATAGGTGAAGGCACGTCATCTATGtcccctggctggcagggctgacCCTGTGCAGCCTCTCACCCTTGCACATGAGGAATAAAACTGCCCCCCTTGTCCCAGGGGAGCCTGTGAGGAGCAGACCCTGCCCCACCGTGAGGCAGGTGGCCCCCATGGGCTTCCCGAGCACCCCAGGGAGCTGGGCGGGCTCAGGGACAGACCCTGGCGCTGGTGTGGCTGGAAGGTGGTGGGTGAGCACTGCTGGGGCACAGGCTGACAGGGGGGCactgcctgtccccacagcctcTGTCTGCCTGACACTGCGGCCCTGCCTCAATGGGGGGAAGTGTATCGAGGACTGCATCACGGGGAACCCCTCCTAcacctgctcctgcctggctggctTTACCGGGAAGAGGTGCCACGTCGGTGAGTGCCGGCCCCAAGCTCCCTCCCGGCGTTTTGCCATGGGGAGCAGGTCTCGCTGCTGGCATGACCGCTGTATGCTGGCAGTCTGTCTGTCCCTCAGgttgtccctgtccctgccctgagCGCTTGCCCCAACCTGGGGCTCTGTTTCAGATGTGGATGAGTGTCTCTCCCACCCATGTCAGAACGGAGCCACCTGCCTCAATGGTGCtggcagcttcagctgcaggtgCCCGCTGGGCTTCAGAGGTGCCAGCTGTGAGACTGGTGAGTGCAGGGCTGCcggcacagcagggctggctctcTGCCGCGCATGAAGAGCTGAGACCCCAGGCTCAGGGGGCACTGCTGCTCTTGGTGGGGGGCTCTTTGAGACCAGGGCTGCTGCGGCAGCTGCTGGGCTCGAGCAGTTTGCAACAGCCGTCTTGGATTTCAGCTTGCTGCAGGCAAAGGAAGCTTTGCTCTGGCCATGAgcccttcctgctgctggcagccctctCCGCTGAGGGCTCCGCTTagcgctgctgccagcacttcTTCCCACCACCACTCCCTCAGTGAGGAAAGCTGGCGATTAGTGCTTAAACAAGTCTCGGAGGCCCTGCTGTTGCAGGTGATGCTCTGGTCCCAAGCCCTTTGAAGCCAGTGGGGACTCTCCCAGTCCCTGGCAGAGGCCGTGGTGGCTGGTTTCCCCCTCCGCTGGCCTCCACCTGCTGGTGGAGGTGCCGCCAAAGCACTTGGCTCCCAGTGAGCCCCCGCGGTGGTGGAGATGGTGAGCAGGGAGTTGACTTTTGGGgaatggagggagggagaaacgCCCAGTGCAGCACGATGGCATCCAAGAGGCGCAGGGGGATCAAAGGGCTGAGCTGCCGAGGGAAGGGTTTTGGGAAGAGCCGTGCCTGGGGACATGGCTGTCTCCTGCTGGAGGGAGTGTTGATGGCTGTGAGCTGTGCTCTCTGCCCAGCCCTAGCATCACCCTGTGTGCAGACGATTCTGTGTGCTGGTCCTGTGCCTGAGTTGAcaccccctcttttttttttttttttttttcttggtgtccCGCTGTAGAAGAGTCTCCATGTGAGAGCAGGGTGTGCCAGAATGGCGGGAGGTGCCAGGTGGTGAATGGAACAGCAGAGTGCTTGTGCCAGCCAGGGTACACGGGTGCAGACTGCCAGACAGgtgggtggcaggagcagccatGGGTGGGGAGATGGTGGCGCTTCATGCCTTGACAAGCTGCCTTCCCACTGTGCTTCACTCCTGGCCAGAGTTTTGGGAGAGGAGCGCTCAATGTTGCCAGTGGTGCcgattttatttatttattttcttcccctgccttcCCCGACTGTGGCTTTCTGCCTCCTGAGCATCGTTCAGGATGGGAGGCAGTGGGTGAACCGACAGCCCGGCAGTGCCTGCGTGTGGCCTGACAGCTTCTCCTGACCTCCCCTTGCAGAGGTGAATGAGTGTGAGTCCAGCCCGTGCCTGAACGGTGGGCACTGTGTTGACCTGGTCAATAACTACACTTGCATGTGCCTGGAGCCTTTCGTGGGACAGCGCTGTGAGACAGGTGCCTGCTTCTGCCTGCACCCCAGGACCACCCATGCCAGGGACTGTGTCCCCCATGCTCTGTTGGCTGTCACAGTCCCTCTctcagggccaggctgtgctCATCACTTGCACGCTTGCTTTCCCTGCCCAGACTCGTCTTCCTGCGAGGACCGGAGCTGCCAGAACCGTCAGACATGCAACTACATCCGCCCCGGCCGCTACATCTGCACCTGCTCCCCAGGTTATTACGGCAACAACTGCCAGTACGGTGAGTGGAGACgctcagctcagcccagcccaggagctggTTTTGGGGGAGCCAGGCAGCAAGAGGCAAATGGCTAAAAAGGTCAGCTGTAGGCACCGCCAAAAGCTGGCGGGCAGCTTATGCAGAGGGGTTGTGGTGCTGCTGAGATGGAGTTCATTCCAGTGGGTGCTCGGCAATGTCAGGGTCTCCAGCATGAAGCTAGGCTAGactggctctgcccagcccctggGACAGGGGATGTTCCACCCTCAGGCCGGGATGGCTCTGGCTcagcctcccccttccccacaggTGGGCCCCGTGTGCCCGGTGCCTGCCTCTCCCACCCATGCCAgaatgcaggcagctgcctggagaCGGAGCAGGGCTATGTCTGCGAATGCCAGCAGGGCTACACTGGGCAAGACTGTCGAGACAGTGAGTACTGGGGGGTGTCTCTGGGGGTGTGTGGCATCTCTAGGGGAGGCCTCGTGCTCCTGAGAAGGGGAAGCAGCAACCCCAGAGATCCTGTTCAGGGCTCCTGGACTAAACAGCGGGTCCATCCCACTGAAGGAGGCCATGCCTCGGGGGTTCATGGCTGCTGCCCACCTGAGCCCCTCCCATGGGTGGTATCTGGCAAGGCTGCTTGGCTGTCCCAGTCCCGCAAGCAGGAGGGTCCTGGGAAGCTCCCGTCTCCTGTCTTGCAGAGCTCTCAGAAGGCTGCGAGTGCCGCAACGGGGGCAGTTGTCTGGAAGGGAATGTTACCATCTGCCAGTGCCCACCTGGCTTTTTTGGTCTCCTCTGTGAATTCGGTAGGTGAAAGCTTCTTGTTCACTGTCGTTGCACCCTCTCTGGGATGCTTGAGccaagcaggctgcaggcaagCAAGGAGACTGTCTGTGCCTGAACCTACGACAGTACCGGGGGCACGCGCTAAATTTGAGCCTGGAAATACTGTCCCCTAGTGAGGAGGCAATGCTTCCATCTCCATCGCTCCCCCTTGAGACATGCAtctcccagcccctggccccaTCTTGGCTCCCCTGGGTAGGGAGGGAACCACAGTCTTTGTACACTTCCGCCCTGCAGCTTTGTGGGGCATCCAGGCTGGCCCTTGCCATTTGCACTGTCTGTGGTGTGGGGTACATAAGGTCCCTCCTGTCTCATCAGACCCTGCAAAGTTAGGAGACTCCTGTTTCTGGCcaggcagctggctgggtgTCTTCCTGCCACTGGCTGACGGAGGCTGGCGCTGGCCATGTGTTTGCAGAAGTCACCACCACACCGTGCAACATGAACACGCAGTGCCCGGATGGCGGGTATTGCATGGAGTATGGTGGGAGCTACCTCTGCGTCTGCCACACTGACTATGGCACCAACCACAGTAAGTTTCTCGTCCATGGGCATGCAGGACCATCCCCAGGGAAGGACACTTGGCAGGGGCTGGAAGGGCGAGCAGGGTTATAACCATCATCAGCCGGGGAACAGCCCTTGCACCCCTGGTTGTACGTGCTCGGTGATGCCCTGTGTGTTTGGCTTTGCAGCGATGCCATCCCCCTGCGACTCTGAGCCCTGCCTGAATGGGGGGTCCTGTGAGGTTCACGATGACTCGTACACCTGCGAATGTCCTCGAGGCTTCCTTGGCAAGCACTGTGAGAAAGGTATCCACATggagctccctgccagccccaggaccTGGCAGAGGGTGGGAGAAGAGCTTGGACCCTCGTGGGAGATGGGTGGCTGCTTGCTGAACTGCAGCTGGGAGTGTGttatcccatcccatcccatcctgcaGGGTGGAGGGAGGATTGCATGGCTCCCTTCACAGTCCCTGACAGTCAGTCAGCCGATGTAGTTGTTGTGTTTCCTGCGCAACACCATCTGTGTTGGAGTTTTTACATGCCTGAGCTTCTGGCCTCAGGAGCAGCCACCTGTCccgtgccccctcccccggcAGCCCTGGTGTGCATCTGCTGGGATGTTGTTTTGCAGTATTgctgagcccagggctgtgAGGCCCAGGTGTGCTCGGCTTTGCAACAGCAAGGGATTTGGCAGGCcgctggcaggaggaggtggctctcagtgtgcctgcagcagtgggtgACCCCTGCTTTTGGCACTCTCTCTGCAGCCAAGCCACGGCTCTGCAGCACGGGGCCCTGTCGCAACGGGGGCACCTGCAGGGAGGCGGATGGCGAGTACCACTGCACCTGCCCTTACCGCTTCACCGGCAAGCACTGCGAGATTGGTACGGCCCCCTGGCCCCCACCCGGGGAGGAGAGGTGGCAGTTGTCCCACTCGCTTGTTCAGCTCCCGCCTACCCTCTGCCCCCAGGTAAGCCGGACCCCTGCGCTTCAGGGCCCTGCCAGAATGGGGGCACCTGCTTCCATTACATCGGCAAGTACAAGTGTGACTGTCCCCCAGGCTACGCCGGCCGGCACTGCGAGATTGGTGGGTGTAAGCAGGatgtgccagggctggggctgcctggggaggggatgggacaGCTGGTAGAGCTGAcagccatggcagcagcaggcgAGCCTCGCTGCTTGCTTTGAACCCCCCTCCCCGTAATTTGGAGTGCTTTGACTCTTCCTtgctggagggcagggcagcactgctggagggggaagaggggtGGCTCTGGTTCCTGGGCTCTGTCAGCTCTGCAGTTTGCTCCGCTTTCTTCTAGTGCCCTCCCCGTGCTTCCTTAGTCCCTGCGAGAATGGCGCTACTTGCGAGGACCTTGGCGGGAGCTATACTTGCACGTGCCCAGTGGGCTATGTAGGGAAGCACTGCCAGTCTGGTAAGGGCCTTGTGCTGCCCCTGCTAGCCAGGGGCTCAGGGTACTTCTGCAggcccccctcacccccctgTCTCTCCCCAGAGGTTGACTGCGGTGTCCCCAGTGAGGTGAAGCATGCCCAGGCCTCTTTCAACTCCACCAGGGTGGGCTCGCTGGCTGAATACCAGTGTGAGCTGGGCTATGCCCTCAGCCAGCACAACCACCCACGCGTCTGCCACTTGCCAGGCATCTGGAGTGACCCCCCCGAATGTGATGGTGAGGAGTGGCCAAGCTCTGCGGTGATGTCCCAGTGGACTGTGGTCACAACCATGGCTTGGTGACCCCAGGACACATACTTTGGTCCTAACCCCACTGGGGACCCCTGCCCAGCATTCATAGCTCTCACCTTGTCTCTCCCCTGCCCAAATGCCTGCAGAGATTGATGAGTGctggtcccagccctgcctgaaTGGTGGCCAGTGCAAGGACCGCATCGCTGGCTTCCTGTGCCTGTGTGAGCCGGGTTACGTGGGCCACCGCTGCGAGTCAGGTGAGAGACTGTGCCAGGAATGCTTCGGGGCTGCCACAGGTGGCCATAGCAAACCCTGCTTCACCTGCCAGCCCCCGGGGAACAACCCCCACGGTCAGGAGCTGGGTTGCCTGCAGTTGCATGCACTGGCTTCGGTCCTCTGTCTGTGCTCAGATCAGTCTGTGGCAAGGGCTTCTCTCCAAGagctcccagccagctgtgGGATGAGCCAGTGGGGAGATGCTGCTTCCGGtcggggctgcaggggcaggtgTGCTACTTGCGTCCTCCCACAAGCGGATGCTGTGTGGGCATCCCCCATCGCTGAGGGGGCAGTGGCTTCTGATGCATGCCAAGCCTGTGCAGACAAGCCCTTGATCTCGGGATCTGGGTAGGAAGTGCGCTGCATGGTTCCAAAGCTGTCAGCTAAGACCGGGGAGGAAATTCAACTTGAGGCTGCACATCTTtggctgccctgtgctcctgctcctgTGTATGCATGTGGTTGTGGTTGTGTGTGGGTGCTCATTGAAGGGGTAATGGGCAGCTTCAGGGCTGGTGGGACTCTGGCAGGCATCTCTAGCCCAGCTCCTCAGGGCCTGGCAGGGGACAGTGGTGGCAGAAGGTGGGGTACCTGCCAGGGGTTAGAGGAGGGGACATGCTACAGGCACCCTATGGGACCTCTTGGCACAGTCCTACACTGCCAGGTGTCCCTGAGTGCATTTCCTCATGGCCAGCTCCCAACGCAGCCCCTGCAGAGAGGCAGGTGTGGGGCAGTGGGCTCCCAACGGCCCTAGGAGCAGGGCTGTTCCTGGCCAGCGGGCTTTGGGGTAGCAAGTGATGTGGGGAGGGTCTGCACCCTGTGGGAGAAGTGCTGCCTCTCTGAGCCCCCTGTCTCGGGCTGAGCTGGCACTCTTTCCTCCCATAACTCCCCAGATGTTGACGAATGCCATTCAGAACCCTGCAAGAATGGAGGGACCTGCCGGGACCTCCCTGGGTCTTTCGCTTGCTTCTGTCCTGAGGGCTTTGTGGGGACACAGTGTGAGACAGGTAGGGACCTGCCCTTACCAGggtggcaggaggctgggctgtgggcCGCAGCATGTGGCCAGGACTGGCACCGAACCAGGCAGCTGGTCAGCTCTTGGGGACCTTGAACCTGAGCCATTGCTCCATGTGCTTGGTGCCTCGTGCACCTCCTGGCCTctggtgctgggggcagagctgAAACCGATCCAGTGGGGAGGGAGCAAGGAACAAGGTGtctgctggtgatgcccttTTGAAGGCATCCACCCCTTGCCAGGGGATGCGGTGACCGTGGCACTTGGGTGGGGTTCTGGGCCCAGATGGGCTGCACTGAGCCCCAGGCTGCATGTCTGTCCTGCTGCCCCCTCGGAGGGGCTGTTTCTGGCCtgcggggctggctgctggcacgCTGGGGCCCCTGCTCACTGCtggcctccccctgcctccagAAGTGGACGCCTGTGAGTCGGGCCCTTGCCGAAATGGAGGGGAGTGTGAGAGCTATGGGGGCTCCTACCTCTGCGTATGCCCGGAGGGTTTCTTCGGCTACCACTGCGAGACAGGTGAGGCGGGCAGGGCAGCTCGGTGCTGGGCGGCCCCTGGGCCAGCCAGCACTGCTAACACCGCTGGGCCCGGCACCTCTCCCACAGCCAGCGACCCGTGCTTCTCCAGCCCCTGCGGGAGCAGAGGCTACTGCCTGCCCGGCAatggcacccacagctgcacctgCAAAGTCAGCTACACAGGCAAGAGCTGCGAAAAAGGTAAAGGCCCTCATCAGCGGCACCAGGACATGGCATGGGGCTCGACACTGACCTGGCAGTGGCCACCACCTACATGGGGCTTGACGCCATCCGGGACCAGCAGCTCTCCttgaggcaggcagggctggggcctTGTCTCCAtggggggcagcctgggccccACCgatgctgcag from Falco rusticolus isolate bFalRus1 chromosome 13, bFalRus1.pri, whole genome shotgun sequence harbors:
- the SNED1 gene encoding sushi, nidogen and EGF-like domain-containing protein 1 isoform X6; protein product: MRGLAGWVVLVALGEWLWAGGVVPLADFYPFGPAQGDAATRKQDDGGSELRPLSVPFPFFGAGHTGLYVNNNGIISFLKEVSQFTPVAFPISKDRRVVAAFWADVDNRRAGDVYYRESTEQPILERASRDIAQYFPEFPGFSAQWVFIATWYRVTFFGGSSFSPVNTFQIVLITDGKLSFTIFNYESITWTTGMHASSGGDFAGLGGIAAQAGFNAGDGKRYFNIPGSRTDDIADVEMTTNVGIPGRWVFRIDDAQVQVGGCSNTTSVCLTLRPCLNGGKCIEDCITGNPSYTCSCLAGFTGKRCHVDVDECLSHPCQNGATCLNGAGSFSCRCPLGFRGASCETEESPCESRVCQNGGRCQVVNGTAECLCQPGYTGADCQTEVNECESSPCLNGGHCVDLVNNYTCMCLEPFVGQRCETDSSSCEDRSCQNRQTCNYIRPGRYICTCSPGYYGNNCQYGGPRVPGACLSHPCQNAGSCLETEQGYVCECQQGYTGQDCRDKLSEGCECRNGGSCLEGNVTICQCPPGFFGLLCEFEVTTTPCNMNTQCPDGGYCMEYGGSYLCVCHTDYGTNHTMPSPCDSEPCLNGGSCEVHDDSYTCECPRGFLGKHCEKAKPRLCSTGPCRNGGTCREADGEYHCTCPYRFTGKHCEIGKPDPCASGPCQNGGTCFHYIGKYKCDCPPGYAGRHCEIVPSPCFLSPCENGATCEDLGGSYTCTCPVGYVGKHCQSEVDCGVPSEVKHAQASFNSTRVGSLAEYQCELGYALSQHNHPRVCHLPGIWSDPPECDEIDECWSQPCLNGGQCKDRIAGFLCLCEPGYVGHRCESDVDECHSEPCKNGGTCRDLPGSFACFCPEGFVGTQCETEVDACESGPCRNGGECESYGGSYLCVCPEGFFGYHCETASDPCFSSPCGSRGYCLPGNGTHSCTCKVSYTGKSCEKELLPPTSLKVERVEDTGVLISWHPPEDAAARQLIDGYAVTYVSLDGSYRRTDFVDRSRSAHQLRALASGRAYNISVFSVKRNVNNKNDISRPIMLTTRTRPRPVEGFEITNVTASAITVQWALHRVKHSTVSRVRVSIHQPGDLADHTVELNSSVAKYTFLDLQPGERYIVHVTTLSGLGTEDHPSESLATAPFHVWTRPLPPQNLTASRVTATSVSMAWEQPPAGAVEGYIINVTTAQSVKSRYVPNGKLVSYTVRDLLPGQRYRLSVTAVQNTEQGQVHSEPIHLYVATLQRDGAPERRWSQTGHPRVLRNRLPPAFLPELRLLADHDTAEEPSSAPRFTELVDGRGRISARFSTTLGKSITVKTQPEAPVKLENVEVSSQGSLALQLHKAKSKSTGESTRYTRTSATRRAVRAPVLRRQPAENQATVTH